The Spinacia oleracea cultivar Varoflay chromosome 2, BTI_SOV_V1, whole genome shotgun sequence DNA segment aaattactaccttaaagtttcaagttttttgtatttagtaccactttacagttttctcattttaaaattgaggtatctctttcgtttcttaataattttaagtgattcaaaatccagtcttctaatttatttgtaaaGATTTCATAGGGATCTTGCttttaaaattttgtaaaatttaaaatcaattaaatattatttgtaaaattttaaaatatttatgaattttcAAACGGATTGTTTTGAAATGCCGTTCTCAATaaaatccctatagaaaaagaaaaataatgaactttgaatcactttaaacgattaagaaacaaaagagatatcttaactttaaaatgagaaagtgatatatttttaaggtagtaaataccaaaatttcctaaatAAAAACCCTGAATTCAATAACACATATACTAGTAGCTCAAGTATATATGTATAAATACTaggaaaaattgacataaataatcccacctttcactcatcttcttaaaataatctcaactttggattattttagaataatccaaactttaggggttacattctcaaaataatccaaactatcaatttgcctatgtacaatagacccaaaattgactagtaatgacaaaaaaaaaaagatttcgGATTATTTTGAAAAGGTAACccctaaagtttggattattctaaaataattcAAAGTTGGGATCATTTTTATAAGATGtgtgaaagttgggattatttatgtcaatttATCCTAGATACTAAAATTGCCTTGAAACATATACATACTGAATCGAATCTAAAATTCGTCTTTTTTTCTTATAAGAAGAAAGAAGATGACATATACTTTGATATTCTATCCTCCTAAGTCCTAATTCTTTTTTCTAGTTGAGCCTACCTAGGGCACTTCTAGAACTATATACACAAAAAATATTTACATGGAATGATACCAAGAAACCACAAAATCAAAGGTAAAATACAAGCCCTAATTTAAGGTCGATCTTTGTTGCATCAATTGCTTTGCTTTAGTTTTCCACTCTCGGTCGATATCTTCTGCTATCTTCATAGCATCATGAGATGCACCAAGCAAGCCCCGTTTGGTGAAACCCACGGCATATAACCCATTCTCACCTTTCCATCCTTCCGGAAACGGTTTCACTGGATACCCATCTTTCTCCGAAAACATGGCATCCTACAAAAATTGCATTCATTTCATTATACATTTGTACATATGTTAATAGTTCATTCACAAATAATAAGAATTTGTTTCAGATTAATCACAACACTTCTTTCTTTCATTCGTTTCAACtctctccgtttctttttgttggttatgtttggacttttgcacgtttattaacgtatacgtagtaataattaataaaaattctttttcttttttattaaaaaataaacccaactaaaacctcaatccactaatcattactacaaccaataaaattattttatttatcaaaatgaaccaataatggaaaagcacaaagattgataacttaacatacttggaaaATTGCAAAGATATTTAATGAGTtcaaaaaattggaccaattaaaattaaaagatggcacaaaaaatgatagtataataagtttataaaagaaaagattctctcacgtaacaaacattgtgaaaaaccctaaaaagaatacgtaacaaacaaaaagaaacagatggagtaattaataacattagatCGTCATTTTCAAAAAGGGGTCCACTAATTTCACTTTATGTTTAAAATCCCACTTCCCCCTctataacaatattttttttctccACAACGCCGCTTTACCTACATGATTTACACCACGCATTTTCTTTTACATTATATGTAAGACTTATAATTGCGACTAATTTGGAACAGAGGGAATATGACCGTCATGACTCATGAAATATCGATCGATCGTAGCCAACAATTTTGTACAAGTGTTTGGAAAAACAACCGTTGGACAAAATGAAGCAAGATGCATACCTTTAACCAAGAGGGTACGTTGCTTTTAAAACCTGTGGCAAGAATGATAGCATCGAAATTCTCCATTCTTCCATCAACAAATTCTGCCCCTTGACGTGTTAATCTTTTAATTCCAGGAAAAACCTGTGTAACGTATTCGAGATTTATTAAAGTTAGTACTTGCTTGGACCATTTTTATTAAAGATCAAAATTAGAATATTATTAGCACCAATGTATATGAATGGTTGTTCTCGATCCATGTCAATTCattacttcctctgtttttcaATACAAATgggtactcccttcgtccctttTTGTTTTCTACGTTTGGTTATGCAAGCGATTTAACGACTAATAAATTATGTATATTGAGATTtctctattattttattttaaatagtttatttataatgttttcactcttatcaacaATTTGACATTGGGaaaatatgaaagatttaaTGCCCtaatgaaaaagtgtgagagattaaatgactcaatgaatttaattggttaaaataatcattggacacaaattttgataaaataggaagaaatttatgtgataatataaaaggaaatacaAATAACAAAATACGAAATccgaaataaaataaataaagaaaaaaagggacgaagggagtaaccATTTTTCAATTGAACACCTTCTTTATTAAAtgtattattttttcaatttaacACCTTCTTTATTAAatgtattatttttcaattgacACCCAGTATTATTTTTCTTAAGCTTAAGACTTTGATTATCTTAATATCGCTCCTCGTTGATTTCTCTCTCGACATTAATTGTAAGCCAAAACTACATATTTTGGAATATGTCTTAGTATCTGTTTatttcgacttattttgacttattccAACAAAAgaagttcaaataatataattcaGACAAGTCTGTTCATATAAACTcaacaaaaatagttttttaggCAATgtaacacacaaataagttctTTTCGGCAAAAATAATTCCAGTTAAGTTAAATCTAgaaaaattaatttcagttaATTTAGTTGGACCAAGCACTATGTAAGGGGAGCTAGGATTATGGATAACAATCATTACCCACTTAATACTAATAGTAAATGAAATCATAATTTTGGAACGACAAAGTAGTCTATACAGTTAAAGTGCATTCAATAATTCAGAGTTAATTCAGAATTTACTGGACTCCGACTAATCCATGTGTGTCAATTTTGATCTTATTGAGTAATGAAAGAACAAACCTTAATATTCCCAGATTTGACCTTAGCAAAAGTCCCAATATCCAAAACTGGGGTCTTTCCTGAGACGCTCTTGTATTCAAGGGGTCCAATCGTCGGCCTACTTATGCCTAATTGGGCCGTATCACCAAGCATTAATCGAGAGATTAGAAGCAAAAATTGATCCACTAACTTCAGTGGGAACCACTTTAATAAGCACATTGACAATCCAAAAGTTGAAGTTCCTAGCATTTGTTGTGGAAGTATATGTACCTAAATgggaaagaaaggaaaagaagtgGAGATATAAAAGGTCAGTGGCAGGTACACAAATTTTATTTTGGTTATGCATCATATTACTATTAAAACAATATCCTACCACAGAGATTCTAAATCTCGAAATATAGATTTTACAATTAGAATAGACTACAACTTGTGTAATCATTGGCTTAACCATTGGACTCGGATGTTAGTTATGACGACTACTTCGTAGCAGTGTGCTCTGTAGTAGGTTGAGTTTAGATGGTGGAGCAATGCATTGTTCTCCATCTCATAACTCGACCTGTGGTCTAAGGAAGGTGATATCTGCGCACCAAGGATGATATTCGCACACTCATCTCCCTTTTAAGAAGTGTGTGGTTACAAAATAGAGGTGTGCGAAAATCATCCCGTGGTATTTAGGGTTCAAATTTCGAGCAAGTTCGAAATATATGCAATGCCAAATTTGTTAGTACAAAAGTATTCAGCATGCAAACGAAGTCCAAGAAAGTGAAGTACACTATATTGGCATGAAAAAGATCTAAAAGAAGACTGCAAAAGTTTTACCGTTAAAGCCAATGATTGGATCttgcaactttttttttttttttttttttttcttgcaactttttttaacaaaaatcaAGTTGGTAATTAGATCTTCTTTTTCAAAGGACAAAATATGGTGTACTTGGCCGTCATCCAAAAAAAGAAACTAATCCAAAATATGACCTTAATGGGAATTTATTCCACTAATCATGAAAACTTAATTATCattgattatttatttatttagttagtTATTTTGTTTGAACTTAAAGATAGTGGCAATTATGGTATGTTTTGAGCTTAAAGGTATTCCTAACTTGGTAATGTTTTTGTTAATAATCTCATCTAGAATCAACATATTAGCGCATTCAAAGTACTTACTAAAAATATTTCAAGAAAATGGTCCCTTTTTCCACTAttgcttttttattttataaaaatagaaTGGAGTATATAtgtgttaaaaaaaaaaccggTCTCTCATTCcctactaattaattaatcaacgataaatatatatagaattaATAACGCCACGatgagagaaagaaagaaaataaagctCAACGCTACCAACAACCAATCATCATTTATACTCAAAGGTAATTCTTTAATAGTCTTTCCCCAAACTCAAAACTAAACCATTTTATACGATTTGCTAAAATGcacaaactattctcaatcTGTATTACTCGGATCATTCACTTAACCTTAAACTATGACACTCATTTTTCATACATGTATGACATGAGTGTATAAGTCTTGAATTATACCCATAAATTAGCGCCGGAAACATATATTTGGTGAACAATACCTCATTCAAGCTTGATAATATTTTTGGCAACTTCGTAAATAACTCCCTATAAAGATCAaatttcaagaaacataaacccTAACAAACCCTTTTCCGTCTTGGGATgattaattttcaaattaacaAAACCTAAATTAAAGTATCAATTAATCTCTATCTATCACCACACCACATCAATCATGGATTATTTCATGGTAGTTGATTAGTTAAACCATCAAATATTGGATTTCGTGATATCGTAAATAACTCCATAGTTgattagttaaacaatcaaaTCATCATCGAAATCTGTGCAATGCAAAAAGAATTTAAACTTTAATTATGAATGAAAAGGAGAGTAGAGAGATAGAGAAAAATTGCTTACAGAATCCCTAACAACCAAGGAAGGATAAGCATTATGATTGCAAAGATCCAAGCAAACCTCCATACCTGAATTTCCACACCCAACTACCAACACCTTTTTCTCACTATACTCATCCCCACTCTTATACGCACTTGAGTGTACTACCGCCCCGGTCCCCGTAAACTCCTCCCTTCCTTCAAACTCCGGCACGTACGCCTCCGCATTCTCGCCGGTTGCCACTATCAACCATTGGCATACATACTCTACAACCTCCTTCTTCGGCCCCGTTACGAGCACCCGCCAAAGCCCGTATCGGGTGTCGTACTGTGCTCCTACCACCGATCGCCCGAAAATGGGCTGAAGGTTGAAGCGGGTGGCGTAGGCGTCAAGATAACTGATGAACTGCTCCTTGGTTGGGTAAGTAGGGAAGCTGTGTGGGAATGGGAAATGCGGTAGTTGACAGAATTGTTTAGGGAGGTGGAGCCGGAGGCGGTCGTAGGCGTGTAGTTTCCACAGCGAGCCCAAACAGTGGGCCCGTTCTAGGATTAACCTAGGGATTCCCTTTTCCTTCAAACACGCTGCTACCGCCAGACCCGATGGGCCCGCCCCGACAATTATCGGGCCTGGTACCCACACCCGCCTCACCGCCGACTGCGATTGCGGGTGAGGGTCTTCTGCTAACTTGGCCTCCATTTCTTTAATAGGGTCCATGTACTTAGTAGTATGTACTCCGTAGTAGTGTAGTAGTACTAGTGATGATTAAGCTTCTCCCATGACAAAGGAGATCGATAGAATTTTTCGAGTTTTAGAAATCTAAACAAAAATGAATATTCTTAATTTATTTAGAGAATCAATCGTATCaaatatatattatagaaaGGGATAAATATTGGAAAGGAAATGAGATTCTTAATTATAATCTTATCCAAAAATTTGGATAATTTTTAAGCAATTTTTCAATTAAGCTCTTAATCCTATCTAAAAAATTTAAGTTTGGTCGACAAAAAGGGTATTGGAAGAAGAGAAGCTAAAAAGAGTTTGATTTTTGGCTTAAAACTCAATATGAGTGTAAATATATATAGGAAGATAGATTGGTGTTTTGACAAGTGATATAATCAAGGAGGAAGTTGAATGGAGTGTCAATTTATATGGTGGTGAAGGAGTCAAAAGAAGTAGTTTTTTAGCTATTTTTTTGTGGGACATGTATTATGCTTAGAATAGTTCAGTACTCTCAATAACTAACTAGTTTAGTATCCGTGCTACTGATATGTAACGATATTTGTGAGAAACTATTATTTCATTATTTGGTCGCATGTTCTGTTTACTTTAAGAACATACCTAGTATTCAGTaaaataagttaagttcagtaaAAAATGATATTAGTTTAGTAAgattaaggtgaagagaacatgtTGTTACTTATTGGGTAAATAACACTTTGTTAAATGGTTTATGGTAACAATAATGGTATAAAAAAGGGATAATTTTTATTTCTGTTATCGATTTGCATATAAACTAAGGACAATTATTTATTCATCTATTAAATTTCCAGAaagtatattttttaaaaaaatccgaaaagatttttatttgttatttaaTAATACTTATTCAACTAAATTACTTATTACTCTGTATTATTTTATgacttttttttatgtttttttttttttttttttatgttttacaGTCATGTAATGCATAGTGGGTCGAAACTTAACATACAATTTAatgcaaaacaaaaataaaattgaaaaaaacaaGTAGTATGTATAAAGTAAAGGAGACAATTTCTACATCAATTTCTAACTTTCAAGTAGGTAAGATTACCACTTGAGTTATATTagatatatatgctttataatgcatatttgatttttatttattcttttttaaaaaaaaattgtgcaaATGAGTCACAAGAGTAATACATATGGGGTGAGGAGATTCGAACCTAAGACCTGTTATACACAATTTCCACTTGGTGTATCTTAGATATGCTACTTAACAATTAGGTCAAAACCTCATTGGTGTAGTCACTACCAATTGCTAACTTGATATAGTGTGAATGTCAACTAGATTAGTTGGTAAAAGTATTGAGGAGGTGGTAATCAAGACCTGTGATCAAGTTTCGTTTACATCATTTGTTATCTTGTTCTTTATCGTTTCCCCTACACCcagaaacaaataaaaaaaataacttgATATAGTGCGCTGGTAAATTGCTGGTGGAAAGCTATATAGTACAAGTAGTTACCAATGGTATCCCAACATACATGGAAATAGTTGGAGAACAAAATTCCCAAGTTATAGGGAGAATATAACGGCACACTTGTCACTTACTCATTTGGTATCTTGACTATCTTCCATACGACCATACATGTTGCATACTACGGAGTACAGACTACGGAGTAACATTAGTAAGGCATGGTGGCATCATATATTTGTACGTTCAATTCTCACTTTTACGGAATTGGGTATGGGGATTTGACTACTTGTTGACACATTTGTAATTTGGAATATTCATCATGTTCATAGTTGACTCATTGTTTCATAAAGtatagtttttctttttctatttttacAGTCTTATAATTCCTATCGGAGTGCAAGACACGTAAGTTTTACGGATTAATATTTGcgcaaatattaagacaaaatgaGAAagtttgttgaatataataaaatatggataaagtaagagaaatgtgtgAAAATGTGGATGATtgtaagaatttttttttaataaagtaagagaaaatgagtgaaaatttgtaaatatttTGGGGTAAGAAGGGTAAGGTAGTAACTTTTCATGTCCATAAATAGAATAAAGCGAAGTGtaaaaacattatgaaacagactaaaacggaaatcgtaaaaatcattttaaaaCAGAGGTAGTAATTTTAACCCGCTCACTCATTGTCACTAATTAGAAAAGTAGATACATAAAAACATATATTCCCTCCATTCTTAAATGCTATCCCTTTCTTTATGGAGTTGTTCTTTTTAATTAGTCCGTTTTGGAATATTTCCTTATTTGTCCAACATTTATCTCTTTTATACCCTTATAAATATCCAAAATATCTTACTTATTTACTCTCAAGTAAACTTTTATCCCCATTAAACCCCTTAATTATTTTTCTCTCATACCCATATGGGatagattctattgaaattCATGTGATAATTGTACTTTTGTTGGATTGTCTTAGATTCCAAAAGAGACTAACATTCAGAATGGATGGAGTATATATAAATCAGAGTTAACCCCAAGATTGGGGTCTAAGTTTTGCAAAAAAATCACCAATTGGGACCTAACCTTTTTTTGATCAGTAATTGGGACATCATCTTACTTTTATGGCAAAAGTTAACTATGGTGGTTAAAGAAATGTTAAGTCTATGAGTTAAGAAATATAATTATaacattttatttttgcaaaagtacaaaactaattaattatttgCATGTTATTCTTACTCCTCCAATTTCCCCCTCTTGAACTTAAATCATCGGAAGCTATCAACACCACATTAATTTCTATTTCCTTTATTAATGAATTTCTTCCATTATAGTTCACAATTAGTGATAATTTGATCATAAAATGTTAAGTAACTAATTTCTAATATGGACATAACTTAACATAGAAACCCAACAACATCAAAATATTCTCGTGAGTGTTTTAACATAGACCTATAAAATGGGCTGTGTCAAGGGCAGGTCGGgtcaaaacataaataaaacgGGTCGGTTCGGGTCTTATTCAGTCAGGTCGAGTGATGACCCATTTAGCATAACTCAACCAGGTCCGacccattttttttaaaaaagaaaaggagtatACGAGTCACAACCTAAAAACACTTCGTACTATGTATCAATTTATCATACTTCCCACTGCACGTCACCCTTTTAAAAAGCATCATCATTCGAACCAATGGCCGAACGTCATTTTACTTTCAATCTATTTAGAAATCATGCAAACAGTTTACTCTCCTTATGTGATTAAGGTATAAAAATCACAAatcaaacataaaataaaa contains these protein-coding regions:
- the LOC110790766 gene encoding indole-3-pyruvate monooxygenase YUCCA2, translated to MDPIKEMEAKLAEDPHPQSQSAVRRVWVPGPIIVGAGPSGLAVAACLKEKGIPRLILERAHCLGSLWKLHAYDRLRLHLPKQFCQLPHFPFPHSFPTYPTKEQFISYLDAYATRFNLQPIFGRSVVGAQYDTRYGLWRVLVTGPKKEVVEYVCQWLIVATGENAEAYVPEFEGREEFTGTGAVVHSSAYKSGDEYSEKKVLVVGCGNSGMEVCLDLCNHNAYPSLVVRDSVHILPQQMLGTSTFGLSMCLLKWFPLKLVDQFLLLISRLMLGDTAQLGISRPTIGPLEYKSVSGKTPVLDIGTFAKVKSGNIKVFPGIKRLTRQGAEFVDGRMENFDAIILATGFKSNVPSWLKDAMFSEKDGYPVKPFPEGWKGENGLYAVGFTKRGLLGASHDAMKIAEDIDREWKTKAKQLMQQRSTLN